From Toxorhynchites rutilus septentrionalis strain SRP chromosome 2, ASM2978413v1, whole genome shotgun sequence, a single genomic window includes:
- the LOC129770682 gene encoding uncharacterized protein LOC129770682, whose translation MISFVKFWIWEMLSARQFVGLALIGTLIPLTQTLTLVEMTDVVTKCALGQNFTEASIPGLLKAEYSFDQATKCFLRCMGHELKVYEDASGVLMNAMWILLRPGRKAEEENEFAASHAKCLEENLAKVPADDYCEKAYATYKCFADEWVALVKEMIVVPSVDLVFGV comes from the exons ATGATTAGCTTCGTCAAATTCTGGATCTGGGAGATGTTGAGCGCACGTCAGTTCGTTGGCCTTGCCCTGATCGGCACTTTGATCCCGTTAACCCAAACG CTGACACTGGTGGAGATGACCGACGTGGTAACGAAATGCGCCCTGGGACAAAACTTCACCGAGGCCAGCATTCCTGGTCTCCTCAAGGCTGAGTATTCGTTCGATCAAGCGACCAAATGCTTTCTCCGTTGTATGGGTCACGAACTGAAGGTGTACGAGGACGCTTCGGGAGTCCTGATGAACGCCATGTGGATCCTTTTGCGCCCGGGTCGTAAGGCCGAAGAGGAAAACGAGTTCGCCGCATCAcacgccaaatgtcttgaagaaAATTTGGCCAAAGTCCCGGCGGATGATTACTGCGAGAAGGCGTACGCGACGTACAAATGTTTTGCCGACGAATGGGTGGCGTTGGTAAAGGAGATGATTGTTGTACCTTCAGTAGACCTTGTGTTTGGGGtttaa
- the LOC129770683 gene encoding general odorant-binding protein 99b-like produces the protein MISVGQFVSLALIGIAIPLTQTLTLIEMTGMVTRCASGQNFTEAAIPGLLNAQYSDDQATKCFLRCLGHELKIYDDANGVNMHDVWILLRQGRKDEEEKEFAESHAKCVKENLSKVAADDYCGRTYATYICFADDWIPLVKELVGVPSIGSVFGI, from the exons ATGATAAGTGTGGGTCAATTCGTCAGTTTGGCACTAATTGGAATTGCGATTCCTCTGACTCAAACG CTAACACTAATCGAGATGACCGGCATGGTAACGCGGTGCGCCTCTGgacaaaatttcaccgaagCCGCCATCCCAGGTCTCCTCAATGCTCAGTACTCGGATGACCAGGCGACCAAGTGCTTTCTTCGATGTTTGGGTCACGAATTGAAAATCTATGACGACGCGAACGGAGTCAATATGCACGACGTGTGGATCCTTTTGCGCCAGGGTCGTAAGGATGAAGAGGAGAAGGAGTTTGCCGAATCGCACGCCAAATGCGTCAAAGAAAATTTGTCCAAAGTCGCGGCGGATGATTACTGCGGGAGAACTTACGCAACCTACATTTGCTTCGCTGACGATTGGATCCCGCTGGTTAAAGAGTTGGTTGGTGTGCCTTCCATAGGCAGCGTGTTTGGGATTTGA